A stretch of the Methylacidiphilum caldifontis genome encodes the following:
- a CDS encoding sodium:solute symporter, whose product MSTSLGIDGVVVVFFFLITLGIGLFSSRIGQKKKYDELTLGGRRMPWWAILGSIIAAETSAGAFLGTPAEGYVLKDFTYLQLALGTVIARIIIGFLFIKPFFQSGVHSIYQFLETRFGPFTQKMASATFLLSRMLATGTRLYVAAIILVVGAEFFLHKPLSRPQEISLYFISIFLISLFTASYTALGGIKAVIWTDLIQALIMLFGAAFALFFIFAKLSSVYSYPEIVHLFFHRPWFTTGITPSKGLLGNLLDILAIDYTLWSALIGSTFTTMATHGTDQDIVQRLLTAKNYQKSRLSLILSGLADIPIGFLFLSIGLLLSFYYSVYTDPALPTKPNEVFPYFIISQLPSGIRGMVVAAIFATATGSLSAALNALATSFCQDWLTPSFERLVDEKKKVSKLRGATLLFALLTSTIGVATALYTVYFPSARILPIILGIIGFSYGPLLGVFLLGLLTRHRGTDRGNVLAMIVGFCVVLLLSKIPNSTSYFHEKNNSLFSLEWLPHVAYPWRIFIGSVATFSIGILFRNKTAFSQKAKPS is encoded by the coding sequence ATGTCTACTTCTCTAGGAATTGACGGTGTGGTCGTCGTCTTTTTTTTTCTGATCACCTTGGGTATCGGTTTGTTCAGTAGTCGAATTGGACAAAAGAAAAAGTATGATGAGCTCACCCTTGGAGGCAGGAGAATGCCATGGTGGGCTATTCTGGGATCGATCATTGCCGCAGAAACAAGTGCTGGAGCTTTTTTAGGCACCCCTGCCGAAGGTTACGTTCTTAAGGATTTTACTTATCTGCAGCTTGCATTGGGAACAGTCATTGCCCGGATCATCATCGGCTTCTTATTCATAAAGCCATTCTTTCAATCTGGAGTCCATTCGATATACCAATTTTTAGAAACACGTTTTGGACCTTTTACCCAGAAAATGGCTTCAGCAACCTTCCTTTTAAGCCGGATGCTTGCAACAGGCACACGGCTCTATGTGGCAGCGATCATTCTCGTCGTGGGGGCCGAGTTTTTTTTACATAAACCCCTTAGTCGGCCACAAGAGATCAGCCTTTATTTTATATCAATCTTTCTAATCAGTCTGTTCACCGCATCCTATACCGCCCTTGGAGGCATTAAAGCGGTCATCTGGACAGATCTTATTCAGGCTTTAATCATGCTTTTTGGAGCGGCTTTTGCCCTTTTTTTTATCTTCGCCAAACTCTCTTCTGTTTATTCCTATCCTGAAATTGTCCATCTTTTTTTCCATAGGCCATGGTTTACTACGGGCATAACTCCCTCGAAGGGTCTTCTTGGTAATCTTCTCGATATCCTTGCCATCGACTACACTTTGTGGTCGGCTCTGATCGGCTCTACTTTTACCACTATGGCTACCCATGGGACAGACCAGGACATTGTCCAGCGACTACTCACGGCAAAAAATTATCAGAAAAGTCGACTTTCTTTGATTCTCTCAGGGCTAGCCGATATCCCGATCGGTTTTTTATTTCTCAGTATCGGTCTTCTATTATCCTTCTATTACTCGGTTTATACCGATCCCGCCCTTCCAACCAAGCCAAATGAAGTTTTCCCTTATTTCATCATTAGCCAACTGCCCTCTGGCATAAGAGGAATGGTTGTAGCTGCAATCTTTGCAACAGCTACGGGTTCACTCAGTGCCGCTCTAAACGCCCTGGCTACTTCCTTTTGCCAAGACTGGCTTACCCCTTCTTTTGAACGACTCGTCGATGAGAAAAAAAAGGTTTCTAAGTTAAGAGGAGCTACCCTTCTTTTTGCCTTGCTTACTTCAACTATAGGAGTGGCCACCGCCCTTTATACCGTTTACTTTCCTTCCGCAAGAATTCTACCAATAATCCTTGGCATCATTGGTTTTAGCTATGGCCCCCTTCTAGGTGTTTTTCTTTTAGGCTTGCTCACCCGTCATAGGGGGACAGACCGAGGAAATGTTTTAGCCATGATCGTAGGATTTTGTGTCGTTCTTCTACTGAGCAAAATTCCAAATTCTACATCATATTTTCATGAAAAAAATAACAGCTTATTTTCTCTCGAATGGCTTCCTCACGTCGCCTACCCATGGAGGATATTCATCGGATCGGTAGCAACATTCTCTATTGGTATACTTTTCCGGAACAAAACCGCTTTCTCACAAAAGGCAAAACCCAGTTAA
- a CDS encoding beta/alpha barrel domain-containing protein, with translation MISLDQIKVPLDVPQSKRDDYKRVFFEVTQGSGRLMLMAGDQKVEHLNDDFYGEGIAADDANPEHLFKIASHARIGAFATQLGLIARYAMDYSNIRYVVKLNSKTHLVKTSQRDPLSLLWLDFEQLDYFLQAKSIPIVGVGYTIYPGSEFEPQMLKEAARLVFEAHQRGLLVIIWAYPRGKAVINETDPHLIAGAAGLAACLGADFVKVNPPRVKDGDPHVALKEAVAAAGRTRLICAGGKEVGVKDFLTQLHGQIHVGGTSGNATGRNIHQKPLAEAIAFCNAISAITFDGVSVEEAFALYKKS, from the coding sequence ATGATAAGCTTAGATCAGATAAAAGTTCCCCTGGATGTGCCGCAGTCGAAAAGAGACGATTATAAGAGAGTTTTTTTTGAAGTGACCCAGGGCTCTGGCAGGCTTATGCTCATGGCGGGAGACCAGAAAGTTGAGCATCTTAACGATGATTTTTACGGGGAAGGTATAGCTGCCGATGATGCTAATCCTGAACATTTGTTTAAAATAGCAAGCCATGCTCGTATTGGGGCTTTTGCTACTCAACTTGGGCTCATTGCTCGTTATGCCATGGATTATTCTAATATCCGTTATGTGGTTAAGCTAAACAGTAAAACTCATCTGGTTAAAACGTCGCAAAGAGATCCGTTGAGTCTTCTATGGTTAGATTTCGAACAGCTCGATTATTTCCTGCAGGCCAAGTCCATTCCCATCGTGGGGGTCGGTTACACCATTTATCCGGGGAGCGAATTTGAACCACAAATGTTGAAGGAAGCTGCGCGTCTTGTTTTTGAAGCTCACCAGCGAGGACTGTTAGTGATCATTTGGGCATACCCAAGGGGAAAAGCAGTGATCAATGAAACCGATCCTCATCTTATAGCAGGAGCTGCTGGTCTTGCTGCCTGTCTTGGAGCTGATTTCGTAAAGGTTAATCCACCTCGAGTCAAAGATGGAGATCCCCATGTCGCTTTAAAGGAAGCTGTAGCTGCTGCTGGAAGAACTCGGTTAATCTGTGCTGGGGGTAAGGAAGTAGGAGTAAAGGATTTTCTTACCCAGCTTCACGGCCAGATTCATGTTGGTGGGACATCTGGAAACGCTACGGGAAGAAACATTCACCAGAAACCTTTAGCTGAAGCGATCGCTTTTTGTAATGCCATCTCGGCCATCACCTTTGATGGGGTTTCTGTTGAAGAAGCTTTTGCCTTATACAAAAAATCTTAA